One region of Enterobacter ludwigii genomic DNA includes:
- a CDS encoding IS5 family transposase: MKDQITHLPDNADRSVAKQKFKITNWPTYNKALINRGSITFWLDDEAIQAWYESATPSSRGRPQRYSDLAITTVLVIKRVFRLTLRAAQGFIDSIFSLMNVPLRCPDYSCVSRRAKSVNVSFKTPTRGEIAHLVIDSTGLKVFGEGEWKVKKHGQERRRIWRKLHLAVDSKTHEIICADLSLNNVTDSEAFPGLIRQTHRKIGAASADGAYDTRLCHDELRRKKISALIPPRKGAGYWPGEYADRNRAVANQRMTGSNARWKWTTDYNRRSIAETAMYRVKQQFGGSLTLRDYDGQVAEAMALVRALNKMTKAGMPESVRIA, translated from the coding sequence AGATCACGCATCTTCCCGACAACGCAGACCGTTCCGTGGCAAAGCAAAAGTTCAAAATCACCAACTGGCCCACCTACAATAAAGCCCTCATCAACCGTGGCTCCATAACTTTCTGGCTGGATGATGAAGCTATTCAGGCCTGGTATGAGTCAGCAACACCTTCTTCACGAGGCAGACCTCAGCGCTATTCTGACCTTGCCATCACGACTGTGCTGGTCATTAAACGCGTATTCAGGCTGACCCTGCGCGCTGCGCAGGGCTTTATTGATTCCATTTTTTCTCTGATGAACGTTCCGCTACGCTGCCCGGATTACAGCTGTGTCAGCAGGCGGGCAAAGTCGGTTAATGTCAGTTTCAAAACGCCCACCCGGGGTGAAATCGCACACCTGGTAATTGATTCCACCGGGCTGAAGGTCTTCGGTGAAGGCGAGTGGAAAGTCAAAAAGCATGGCCAGGAACGCCGCCGTATCTGGCGTAAGCTGCATCTCGCCGTTGACAGTAAAACACATGAAATCATCTGCGCTGACCTGTCGCTGAACAACGTTACGGACTCAGAGGCCTTCCCCGGGTTAATCCGGCAAACCCACCGGAAAATCGGGGCAGCATCGGCAGACGGCGCTTACGACACCCGGCTCTGTCACGATGAACTGCGGCGTAAGAAAATCAGCGCGCTTATCCCGCCCCGAAAAGGCGCGGGTTACTGGCCCGGTGAATATGCAGACCGTAACCGTGCTGTTGCGAATCAGCGAATGACCGGGAGTAATGCGCGGTGGAAATGGACAACAGATTACAACCGTCGCTCGATAGCGGAAACGGCGATGTACCGGGTAAAACAGCAGTTCGGGGGTTCACTGACGCTGCGTGACTACGATGGTCAGGTTGCGGAGGCTATGGCCCTGGTACGAGCGCTGAACAAAATGACGAAAGCAGGTATGCCTGAAAGCGTGCGTATTGCCTGA